The Chanos chanos chromosome 6, fChaCha1.1, whole genome shotgun sequence genome includes a region encoding these proteins:
- the ddi2 gene encoding protein DDI1 homolog 2 — MLVTVFCAPRDRSESTFSLEVSPDLELRDFLALCELESGIPAGEIQITYAEQPLSDPTRALGNYGLKDGDVVVIRQAEVRRPPPQPSFPGLPRIDFSTIAVPGTSSGQRPGSSGQRLGASAQRPPNPPQTQQPAATPPAAAAPAPAPAPSPQGLDDPALLRDMLLANPHELSLLKERNPPLAEALLSGDLERFTKVLLEQQQDRARREQERIRLLTADPFDLEAQAKIEEDIRQHNIEENMTIAMEEAPESFGQVVMLYINCKVNGHPVKAFVDSGAQMTIMSQACAERCNIMRLVDRRWAGIAKGVGTQKIIGRVHLAQVQIEGDFLPCSFSILEDQPMDMLLGLDMLKRHQCSIDLKKSVLLIGTTGTETRFLPEAELPECARLAYGAEGREETRPEEIADRELAEALQRSVQESGPH; from the exons ATGTTAGTGACCGTGTTTTGCGCTCCCAGGGACCGATCGGAGTCCACATTTTCCCTAGAAGTGTCCCCGGACCTTGAACTCAGGGATTTTCTGGCTCTCTGCGAACTAGAATCGGGAATACCGGCTGGAGAGATTCAG atcaccTATGCTGAGCAGCCCCTGAGTGACCCCACCCGAGCACTGGGGAATTATGGGTTGAAGGATGGAGACGTGGTGGTGATCAGACAGGCAGAGGTCAGACGGCCTCCGCCCCAGCCCTCCTTCCCAG GACTCCCCCGAATTGACTTCAGCACCATCGCTGTCCCAGGCACCTCCTCAGGCCAGCGCCCCGGCTCCTCAGGCCAACGCCTCGGTGCCTCTGCCCAGCGACCACCAAACCCCCCCCAGACCCAGCAGCCGGCCGCCACACCCCCGGCCGCCGCCGCCCCCGCCCCTGCACCCGCCCCCTCTCCTCAGGGATTGGACGACCCCGCCCTGCTGCGAGACATGCTGCTGGCCAATCCGCACGAGCTGTCCCTGCTGAAGGAGCGGAATCCACCACTGGCAGAGGCTCTGCTCAGCGGAGACCTCG agcgaTTCACTAAAGTCCTGTTGGAACAGCAGCAGGACCGCGCCCGTCGTGAGCAGGAGAGAATCCGACTGCTCACCGCTGACCCCTTTGACCTAGAGGCTCAGGCCAAAATCGAGGAGGACATCAG ACAGCACAACATAGAGGAGAATATGACCATAGCGATGGAGGAGGCCCCGGAGAGCTTTGGCCAGGTGGTGATGCTTTACATCAACTGTAAGGTCAACGGACACCCCGTCAAAGCGTTTGTGGACTcag gggcaCAGATGACCATAATGAGTCAGGCGTGTGCGGAGCGGTGTAACATCATGCGTCTGGTGGACCGTCGGTGGGCGGGGATCGCCAAGGGCGTGGGCACACAGAAGATTATCGGCAGAGTGCACTTAG CTCAGGTCCAGATCGAGGGGGATTTCCTCCCCTGCTCCTTCTCCATCCTGGAGGACCAGCCCATGGACATGCTGCTTGGACTAGACATGCTGAAGAGACATCAG tgctctaTTGACCTGAAGAAGAGTGTGCTCCTGATCGGGACGACAGGCACAGAGACGCGGTTCCTGCCCGAGGCGGAGCTGCCGGAATGTGCCCGGCTGGCGTACGGGGCAGAAGGGCGAGAGGAGACGCGCCCGGAGGAGATCGCTGACAGAGAGCTGGCAGAAGCACTACAGAGATCCGTACAGGAGAGCG GACCTCACTGA